One genomic region from Streptomyces sp. Li-HN-5-11 encodes:
- a CDS encoding glycoside hydrolase family 31 protein, with translation MNQPAQTQPPHGAVSLAQSSPTVGTFRERDGALEWSGRQETVRIEPWGPDAVRVRARLGGPVLDGLPGALLDSAPATESTVKIEEGTGRLTVGALTVAVDAEGLIRFLRTEDGGELLSEERAHFWWPGSRLYTAVGNGYHRLEQRFAAYDDEKLYGLGQHQHGRLDQKGLVLDLIQRNAEVGIPVLTSSRGYTLLWNNPAIGRVELAGNGTRWVADSARQIDYWITAGAPAEAQRRYSAVTGRTPMLPEWAAGFWQCKLRYRTQDELLAVAREYKRRGLPLDAIVCDFFHWTHLGEWKFDPKEWPDPAAMVHELKELGVKLVVSVWPSVSPLSENHPVMDQRGYFIGTQYGPTAHADWPDKEVASTVQVAFYDATNPDARQFVWSKVKENYLDPYGIDAFWLDACEPELKPGFQENLRYWAGPGLEVGNLYPAENARTFDEGLRAAGVEEVITLNRSAWAGSQRHGAALWSGDIGTDFATLRRQIAAGLNTAVSGIPWWNTDIGGFHGGDPQDPAYREVMVRWFQFGALSPLMRLHGFREPGMPLGPEMTGGPNEVWSFGEEAYPVLEKYLRLRERLKPYVLSVMREAHEEGLPVMRPLFLEFPGDEAAWSVDDAYLFGGDLLVAPVLTAGATTRTAYLPAGARWTDAWTGETYEGGSAVTVDAPLDRIPLFLRDGAELPITG, from the coding sequence GTGAACCAGCCCGCCCAGACCCAGCCACCGCACGGCGCGGTCAGCCTCGCGCAGTCGTCCCCCACCGTCGGCACGTTCCGCGAGCGGGACGGCGCGCTGGAGTGGAGCGGCCGCCAGGAGACCGTACGCATCGAGCCGTGGGGACCGGACGCGGTCCGGGTGCGTGCCCGGCTCGGGGGCCCGGTCCTCGACGGGCTGCCCGGTGCGCTGCTCGACAGCGCTCCGGCCACCGAGAGCACCGTCAAGATCGAGGAGGGCACAGGGCGCCTGACCGTCGGCGCGCTCACGGTCGCCGTCGACGCCGAGGGGCTGATCCGCTTCCTGCGCACGGAGGACGGCGGTGAGCTGCTGTCCGAGGAACGCGCCCACTTCTGGTGGCCCGGCTCCCGCCTCTACACCGCCGTCGGCAACGGCTACCACCGCCTGGAGCAGCGTTTCGCCGCCTACGACGACGAGAAGCTCTACGGACTCGGCCAGCACCAGCACGGACGGCTGGACCAGAAGGGCCTGGTGCTGGACCTGATCCAGCGCAACGCCGAGGTCGGCATCCCGGTGCTGACCTCCAGCCGCGGCTACACCCTGCTGTGGAACAACCCGGCGATCGGCCGCGTGGAGCTGGCCGGCAACGGCACCCGCTGGGTGGCGGACTCCGCCCGCCAGATCGACTACTGGATCACCGCGGGCGCCCCGGCCGAAGCCCAGCGCCGCTACAGCGCGGTGACCGGCCGCACCCCGATGCTGCCGGAGTGGGCGGCGGGCTTCTGGCAGTGCAAGCTGCGCTACCGCACCCAGGACGAACTCCTCGCCGTGGCCCGCGAGTACAAGCGGCGCGGGCTGCCGCTCGACGCGATCGTCTGCGACTTCTTCCACTGGACCCACCTCGGCGAGTGGAAGTTCGACCCGAAGGAGTGGCCGGACCCCGCGGCGATGGTGCACGAGCTGAAGGAGCTCGGCGTCAAGCTGGTGGTCTCCGTGTGGCCGTCCGTCTCCCCGCTGTCCGAGAACCACCCGGTGATGGACCAGCGCGGTTACTTCATCGGCACCCAGTACGGCCCGACGGCGCACGCGGACTGGCCGGACAAGGAGGTCGCCTCCACGGTCCAGGTGGCCTTCTACGACGCCACCAACCCGGACGCCCGCCAGTTCGTGTGGTCGAAGGTGAAGGAGAACTACCTCGACCCGTACGGCATCGACGCCTTCTGGCTGGACGCCTGCGAGCCCGAGCTGAAGCCGGGCTTCCAGGAGAACCTGCGCTACTGGGCGGGTCCGGGCCTGGAGGTCGGCAACCTCTACCCGGCCGAGAACGCCCGCACCTTCGACGAGGGCCTGCGCGCCGCCGGAGTGGAGGAGGTGATCACCCTCAACCGCTCGGCGTGGGCGGGCAGCCAGCGGCACGGCGCCGCCCTGTGGTCCGGGGACATCGGCACCGACTTCGCGACCCTGCGCCGCCAGATCGCGGCCGGCCTCAACACCGCCGTGTCCGGCATCCCGTGGTGGAACACCGACATCGGCGGCTTCCACGGCGGAGACCCGCAGGACCCGGCGTACCGGGAGGTGATGGTCCGCTGGTTCCAGTTCGGCGCGCTGTCCCCGCTGATGCGGCTGCACGGCTTCCGCGAGCCGGGCATGCCGCTCGGCCCGGAGATGACGGGCGGCCCCAACGAGGTCTGGTCGTTCGGCGAGGAGGCGTACCCGGTCCTGGAGAAGTACCTGCGGCTGCGCGAGCGTCTGAAGCCCTACGTGCTCTCCGTGATGCGGGAGGCCCACGAGGAGGGGCTGCCGGTGATGCGGCCGCTGTTCCTGGAGTTCCCCGGGGACGAGGCGGCGTGGTCGGTGGACGACGCCTACCTCTTCGGCGGGGACCTCCTGGTGGCCCCGGTCCTGACGGCGGGCGCCACCACCCGCACCGCCTACCTCCCGGCCGGCGCCCGCTGGACGGACGCCTGGACCGGTGAGACGTACGAGGGCGGTTCGGCCGTCACGGTCGACGCCCCGCTGGACCGCATCCCGCTGTTCCTGCGGGACGGGGCGGAGTTGCCGATCACCGGCTAG
- a CDS encoding LacI family DNA-binding transcriptional regulator, translating to MVTLAEVAQHAGVSASTVSYVLSGKRSISASTRQRVEESIRELGYHPNAGARALASSRSNIIALMIPLRTDMYVPVMMEIAIAVATTARTHGYDVLLLTGEEGPDAVRRVTGSGLADAMILMDVELDDERLPLLRGTDQPSVLIGLPADTTGLTCVDLDWGATGALCVEHLAMLGHRDIAVIGEAPAVYERHTGFAERTLDGLRSRARELGLKVLHRPCEGGYDAMAVTLARILDERPATTGFVVQNESAVEPLLALLRQQGRAVPEDVSVAAICPEQVAVQASVRLTSVAVPAQEMGRHAVEHLVAKLDGRGRDEVVLIAPELTVRASSGPAPAGSGT from the coding sequence ATGGTCACCCTCGCCGAGGTCGCCCAGCACGCCGGAGTCTCGGCGAGCACGGTGAGCTATGTCCTCAGCGGCAAGCGGTCCATCTCCGCGAGCACCCGGCAGCGGGTCGAGGAGAGCATCCGGGAGCTGGGCTACCACCCCAACGCGGGCGCCAGGGCACTGGCGAGCAGCCGGTCGAACATCATCGCGCTGATGATCCCCCTGCGCACGGACATGTACGTGCCGGTGATGATGGAGATCGCCATCGCCGTGGCGACCACAGCCCGCACCCACGGCTACGACGTGCTGCTGCTCACCGGCGAGGAGGGCCCCGACGCGGTACGCCGGGTCACCGGCAGCGGCCTCGCCGACGCGATGATCCTCATGGACGTCGAGCTGGACGACGAGCGGCTGCCACTGCTGCGCGGAACCGACCAGCCCTCCGTCCTGATCGGTCTGCCGGCCGACACCACGGGGCTGACCTGCGTCGACCTGGACTGGGGGGCGACGGGCGCGCTGTGTGTGGAGCACCTGGCGATGCTGGGGCACCGGGACATCGCCGTGATCGGCGAGGCTCCCGCGGTCTACGAACGGCACACCGGCTTCGCCGAGCGCACCCTCGACGGACTGCGCTCGCGCGCGCGGGAGCTGGGCCTGAAGGTGCTGCACCGCCCGTGCGAGGGCGGGTACGACGCGATGGCGGTGACCCTGGCCCGGATCCTCGACGAGCGCCCGGCCACCACGGGCTTCGTCGTGCAGAACGAGTCCGCGGTGGAACCGCTGCTCGCCCTGCTGCGCCAGCAGGGCCGGGCCGTGCCCGAGGACGTGTCGGTGGCCGCGATCTGCCCCGAGCAGGTCGCCGTGCAGGCCTCGGTGCGGCTGACCTCGGTCGCCGTCCCCGCCCAGGAGATGGGCCGGCACGCGGTCGAGCACCTGGTGGCCAAGCTCGACGGGCGCGGTAGGGACGAGGTGGTGCTCATCGCGCCCGAGCTGACGGTCCGGGCGAGTTCGGGGCCGGCCCCGGCCGGCAGCGGCACCTGA
- a CDS encoding acyl-CoA dehydrogenase family protein produces the protein MSAPMTNRPSGRTTHQPTVSEREARQVAEAAREQDWRKPSFAKELFLGRFRLDLIHPHPLPADDDVQRGEEFLAKLRDFCETKIDSARIERDAQIPDEVITGLKELGVLGMKIDTKYGGLGLTQVYYNKALALAGSASPAVGALLSAHQSIGVPQPLKIFGTQEQKDTFLPRCARTDISAFLLTEPDVGSDPARLATSAVPDGDDYVLDGVKLWTTNGVVADLLVVMARVPASEGHRGGITAFVVEAASEGVTVENRNAFMGLRGIENGVTRFHQVRVPAANRIGEEGQGLKIALTTLNTGRLSLPAMCAGAGKWCLKIAREWSAAREQWGKPVALHEAVGSKIAFIAATTFALEAVLDLSSQMADENRNDIRIEAALAKLYGSEMAWRMADELVQIRGGRGFETAASLSARGERGVPAEQMLRDLRINRIFEGSTEIMHLLIAREAVDAHLSVAGDLIDPDKSLSDKAKAGANAGVFYAKWLPKLVAGPGQLPRSYAEFHPAGHVDLSPHLRYVERHARKLARSTFYAMSRWQGRMETKQGFLGRVVDIGAELFAMSAACVRAELLRTQGDHGREAYQLADAFCRQSRIRVEELFERLWTNTDDLDRKVVKGVLGGAYEWLEEGVIDPSEDGPWIAAAEPGPSQRENVHRPIR, from the coding sequence ATGTCCGCACCAATGACCAACCGGCCGAGTGGCCGGACGACGCACCAGCCCACCGTCTCCGAGCGCGAGGCCCGCCAGGTCGCGGAGGCCGCCCGGGAGCAGGACTGGCGGAAGCCGAGTTTCGCCAAGGAGCTGTTCCTCGGCCGTTTCCGGCTCGACCTCATCCACCCCCATCCGCTCCCGGCCGACGACGACGTCCAGCGCGGCGAGGAGTTCCTCGCCAAGCTGCGCGACTTCTGCGAGACGAAGATCGACTCCGCCCGGATCGAGCGGGACGCGCAGATCCCCGACGAGGTCATCACCGGGCTGAAGGAGCTCGGCGTCCTCGGCATGAAGATCGACACCAAGTACGGCGGCCTGGGCCTCACCCAGGTCTACTACAACAAGGCCCTCGCCCTGGCCGGCTCGGCCAGCCCCGCGGTCGGCGCCCTGCTCTCCGCGCACCAGTCGATCGGCGTACCGCAGCCGCTGAAGATCTTCGGCACCCAGGAACAGAAGGACACCTTCCTGCCGCGCTGTGCCCGCACCGACATCTCGGCGTTCCTCCTCACCGAACCGGACGTGGGCTCCGACCCGGCCCGCCTGGCGACCTCCGCCGTCCCGGACGGCGACGACTACGTCCTCGACGGCGTCAAGCTGTGGACGACCAACGGCGTGGTGGCCGACCTCCTCGTCGTCATGGCGCGCGTGCCCGCGTCCGAGGGCCACAGGGGCGGCATCACCGCGTTCGTCGTCGAGGCGGCCTCCGAGGGCGTCACGGTGGAGAACCGCAACGCCTTCATGGGCCTGCGCGGGATCGAGAACGGCGTCACCCGCTTCCACCAGGTCCGCGTCCCGGCCGCGAACCGCATCGGCGAGGAGGGCCAGGGCCTGAAGATCGCCCTGACCACCCTCAACACAGGCCGGCTGTCCCTGCCCGCCATGTGCGCCGGCGCGGGCAAGTGGTGCCTGAAGATCGCCCGCGAATGGTCCGCGGCCCGGGAGCAGTGGGGCAAGCCGGTGGCGCTGCACGAGGCGGTCGGCTCGAAGATCGCGTTCATCGCCGCCACCACCTTCGCCCTGGAGGCGGTGCTCGACCTGTCCTCCCAGATGGCCGACGAGAACCGCAACGACATCCGCATCGAGGCCGCCCTCGCCAAGCTCTACGGCTCCGAGATGGCCTGGCGGATGGCGGACGAACTCGTCCAGATCCGCGGCGGCCGCGGCTTCGAGACGGCCGCGTCCCTCTCCGCGCGCGGCGAGCGCGGCGTGCCGGCCGAGCAGATGCTGCGCGACCTGCGCATCAACCGCATCTTCGAGGGCTCCACCGAGATCATGCACCTGCTGATCGCCCGTGAGGCGGTCGACGCCCACCTGTCGGTGGCAGGCGACCTCATCGACCCCGACAAGTCCCTGTCGGACAAGGCGAAGGCGGGTGCGAACGCCGGCGTCTTCTACGCCAAGTGGCTGCCGAAGCTCGTCGCAGGACCCGGCCAGCTGCCGCGCTCCTACGCCGAGTTCCACCCGGCCGGGCACGTCGACCTCTCCCCGCACCTGCGCTACGTCGAACGCCACGCCCGCAAGCTCGCCCGCTCCACCTTCTACGCCATGTCCCGCTGGCAGGGCCGGATGGAGACCAAGCAGGGCTTCCTCGGCCGCGTCGTCGACATCGGCGCGGAACTCTTCGCGATGAGCGCGGCCTGCGTACGAGCCGAACTCCTGCGCACCCAGGGCGACCACGGCCGCGAGGCCTACCAGCTCGCCGACGCCTTCTGCCGCCAGTCCCGCATCCGCGTGGAGGAGCTCTTCGAGCGGCTGTGGACCAACACCGACGATCTGGACCGCAAGGTCGTCAAGGGCGTCCTCGGCGGTGCCTACGAGTGGCTGGAAGAGGGCGTCATCGACCCCTCGGAGGACGGCCCGTGGATCGCCGCGGCGGAACCCGGGCCGTCGCAGAGGGAGAACGTGCACCGGCCGATCCGGTGA
- a CDS encoding chorismate mutase, with amino-acid sequence MRTTSPLRRFLTTATATAAVALTATGTAVAVPVSGTAATTAAPLAAPHALFALHPVVELSAERLATADLVAAAKWGTGSPIDDPAREQQVLDNVAAQAQQLGADPDEIRTVFRDQIEANKIVQRGLFQRWTDHPDQAPTTRPDLNVVRQEINRVTSALVQALADTSADRAALTCRPGVVLAALQVHHEDRLDALHTRALARSLASVCR; translated from the coding sequence ATGCGTACCACCAGCCCCCTGCGCCGCTTCCTGACCACCGCGACCGCGACCGCGGCCGTCGCCCTCACCGCGACGGGCACCGCGGTCGCGGTTCCCGTCTCCGGGACCGCCGCGACCACCGCGGCACCCCTCGCCGCCCCTCACGCTCTCTTCGCGCTCCACCCCGTCGTCGAACTGTCGGCCGAGCGCCTCGCCACCGCCGACCTGGTCGCCGCCGCCAAGTGGGGCACCGGCAGCCCCATCGACGATCCCGCCCGCGAACAGCAGGTCCTCGACAACGTGGCCGCCCAGGCCCAGCAGCTCGGCGCCGACCCGGACGAGATCCGGACGGTCTTCCGCGACCAGATCGAGGCGAACAAGATCGTGCAGCGCGGCCTGTTCCAGCGCTGGACCGACCACCCCGACCAGGCGCCCACCACTCGGCCCGACCTGAACGTCGTACGCCAGGAGATCAACCGCGTCACCAGCGCCCTCGTTCAGGCCCTCGCCGACACGAGCGCCGACCGTGCGGCTCTCACCTGCCGTCCCGGAGTCGTCCTCGCCGCCCTCCAGGTCCACCACGAGGACCGGCTCGACGCCCTCCACACCCGGGCGCTGGCCCGCTCCCTGGCCTCCGTCTGCCGGTGA
- a CDS encoding beta-galactosidase, giving the protein MPGLSAATGGRILFGGDYNPEQWPEETWHEDVRLMKDAGVNSVTLGVFSWAKLEPHPGAREFGWLDTLMDLMRDSGIGVVLATPTSSPPPWMGRLHPDTLPVTEDGRTEWWGGRQHFSHSSATYRRYAAAITEDLAARYGGHPALTMWHINNEYCTFDHGDEAAAAFRRWLREKYGTLDALNTAWGTAFWSQGYDSWDGILPPRQPHYMKNPTQVLDFRRFTSDMLLECYVAERDIVRRHTPHIPVTTNFMPLWSGQDAWRWAEEEDVVSVDLYPDPRDPLGAQHGALVQDMTRSQARGPWMLMEQAAGPVNWRGVNHPKPRGLNRLWSLQAVARGADAVCYFQWRQSRQGAEKFHSGMVSHAGEEGRTFQEVKRLGADLARIGGHVTGSAIQAEVAVLHDWHAWWAGSQDGRPSSHVDHPDVLRAWHRALWEAHLTTDFAHPEHDLSAYRLVVVPQLYLLTDAAIDNLLAHVRGGGTLVCGFLTGIADEDDRVRPGGMDARLRELFGIRTLHEWWPLDAGETVACQSFTGSLWSEEIEAAEDAETIPYRGGELDGLPAVLRRGRAWYVSTLPEAEALRDLLAEIAAGAGVRPVLDGLPAGVEAVRRGDLLFLLNHGREPVTVEVPGSHRDLLSGSTPTDKVTLGRYGAAVLQP; this is encoded by the coding sequence ATGCCCGGCCTCAGCGCCGCGACCGGAGGGCGCATCCTCTTCGGCGGCGACTACAACCCGGAGCAGTGGCCCGAGGAGACATGGCACGAGGACGTCCGGCTGATGAAGGACGCCGGCGTCAACTCCGTGACACTCGGGGTCTTCTCCTGGGCCAAGCTCGAACCCCACCCGGGCGCACGGGAGTTCGGGTGGCTGGACACCCTGATGGACCTGATGCGCGACAGCGGCATCGGCGTCGTTCTGGCCACCCCCACCTCCTCGCCCCCGCCGTGGATGGGCCGGCTGCACCCCGACACCCTGCCCGTCACCGAGGACGGCCGCACCGAGTGGTGGGGCGGCCGTCAGCACTTCTCGCACTCGAGCGCCACCTACCGGCGCTACGCAGCCGCCATCACCGAGGACCTGGCCGCCCGCTACGGCGGCCACCCGGCCCTCACGATGTGGCACATCAACAACGAGTACTGCACCTTCGACCACGGCGACGAGGCGGCCGCCGCGTTCCGCCGCTGGCTGCGGGAGAAGTACGGCACGCTCGACGCGCTCAACACCGCATGGGGCACGGCCTTCTGGAGCCAGGGCTACGACAGCTGGGACGGCATCCTGCCGCCCCGGCAGCCCCACTACATGAAGAACCCCACCCAGGTGCTCGACTTCCGGCGCTTCACCTCCGACATGCTCCTGGAGTGCTATGTCGCCGAGCGGGACATCGTCCGCCGGCACACCCCGCACATCCCGGTCACCACCAACTTCATGCCGCTGTGGTCCGGGCAGGACGCGTGGCGCTGGGCCGAGGAGGAGGACGTCGTCTCCGTCGACCTCTATCCCGACCCGCGTGATCCGCTGGGCGCACAGCACGGCGCGCTGGTCCAGGACATGACCCGCTCCCAGGCCCGCGGCCCCTGGATGCTCATGGAACAGGCGGCGGGCCCGGTCAACTGGCGGGGCGTCAACCACCCCAAGCCGCGCGGCCTCAACCGCCTGTGGTCCCTGCAGGCCGTGGCCCGCGGCGCCGACGCCGTCTGCTACTTCCAGTGGCGCCAGTCCCGGCAGGGCGCGGAGAAGTTCCACTCCGGCATGGTCAGCCACGCGGGGGAGGAGGGCCGTACCTTCCAGGAGGTCAAGCGGCTGGGCGCCGACCTCGCCCGCATCGGCGGACACGTCACGGGCAGCGCGATCCAGGCCGAGGTCGCCGTCCTGCACGACTGGCACGCGTGGTGGGCAGGCTCCCAGGACGGCCGCCCGTCCTCACATGTCGACCACCCGGACGTCCTCCGCGCCTGGCACCGCGCCCTCTGGGAGGCCCACCTCACCACGGACTTCGCCCACCCCGAGCACGACCTGTCCGCCTACCGGCTCGTCGTCGTGCCCCAGCTCTACCTGCTCACCGACGCGGCGATCGACAACCTCCTCGCCCACGTCCGCGGCGGCGGCACCCTCGTCTGCGGCTTCCTCACCGGCATCGCCGACGAGGACGACCGGGTGCGTCCCGGCGGCATGGACGCCCGGCTGCGCGAGCTGTTCGGCATCCGCACACTGCACGAGTGGTGGCCGCTCGACGCCGGGGAGACCGTCGCCTGCCAAAGCTTCACCGGGAGCCTGTGGTCGGAGGAGATCGAGGCCGCCGAGGACGCCGAGACGATCCCGTACCGGGGCGGCGAGCTCGACGGGCTGCCCGCCGTGCTGCGCCGGGGCCGGGCCTGGTACGTCTCCACGCTCCCGGAAGCCGAGGCGCTGCGCGATCTGCTCGCCGAGATCGCCGCCGGCGCGGGCGTCCGCCCGGTGCTCGACGGGCTCCCGGCCGGTGTGGAGGCCGTCCGCCGGGGCGACCTGCTCTTCCTCCTCAACCACGGGCGCGAGCCGGTCACCGTGGAGGTGCCGGGCAGCCACCGGGACCTCCTCAGCGGATCCACCCCGACGGACAAGGTCACCCTCGGCCGCTACGGAGCGGCGGTGTTGCAGCCGTGA
- a CDS encoding glycosyl hydrolase family 95 catalytic domain-containing protein, with translation MTAAPVHGTWEPRPAARWEDAFLSGNGHHGALVLGDPHADRVIVTHHTLVRPNGDPEHRKPPRLAPGLPALRDRLLSGDLTAAESFTDGRPLQWVQPFHPAFQTWLRRPAGPTHHHYRRTVDFTTGEATARCADWTSRVFVSRADDVIVQHVTAPHLTLDVSHDHRLPGVPDGLGVGHGAVLTPEGALLSLCARYPDSDRAYTGVTLVAVTGGTTTLTPPGVHIEGARAVLLLTRVRRHTGEPDAVAEGRALRDLPPRYDELLGRHVAQHRPAYQRVTLDLAADPAERTLPGSELLRRPKSPALLERLFAAGRYHLLSAAGLNPPRLTGLWTGEWNTAWSGAFTTDANLNLQTASAACAALPEVTASLASLIHRQLPHWRDNARTVFGTRGAVAPAHTDGESGHSYHFSREYPLHLWTAGADWLLKPLVDHDETRGERDPRTAAALAEVARFYEDFLTRTDEDGHLVVVPSYSPENRPANASWGAINAAMDLSAARHALLMAAAYHPDTPEAGRWRALADRLPPHRINKDGALAEWAWPGLEDTYDHRHLSHLYGVWPLDEINPYDTPGLAAAAHRALRLRGAENDSAHGHLHHALVAARLRDAGRVAHALGQVLDGDFFHASLMSAHYPRRDVYNADAAHTLPAVLIETLVQSTPDRLVLLPALPKTYPSGELRGVRTRFGAELDLGWTPDGARAVLRPARTCRVELRTPCGTEHLDLVAGEDHALTVRAR, from the coding sequence GTGACCGCCGCCCCCGTCCACGGCACCTGGGAGCCCCGGCCGGCCGCCCGCTGGGAGGACGCCTTTCTCAGCGGCAACGGCCACCACGGCGCCCTGGTGCTCGGTGATCCGCACGCCGACCGCGTCATCGTCACGCACCACACCCTCGTACGGCCGAACGGCGACCCGGAGCACCGCAAGCCCCCGCGGCTCGCCCCCGGACTTCCCGCGCTGCGCGACCGCCTGCTGTCCGGCGACCTGACCGCCGCCGAGAGCTTCACCGACGGCCGGCCCCTCCAGTGGGTACAGCCCTTCCACCCCGCCTTCCAGACATGGCTGCGGCGGCCGGCCGGCCCGACGCACCACCACTACCGCCGGACCGTCGACTTCACCACCGGGGAAGCGACGGCCCGGTGCGCGGACTGGACCAGCCGCGTCTTCGTCTCCCGCGCCGACGACGTGATCGTCCAGCACGTCACCGCCCCGCACCTCACCCTCGACGTCTCCCACGACCACCGGCTCCCCGGCGTCCCCGACGGGCTCGGCGTCGGCCATGGCGCCGTCCTCACGCCCGAGGGCGCCCTGCTGAGCCTGTGCGCCCGCTACCCGGACAGCGACCGCGCCTACACCGGGGTCACCCTGGTCGCCGTCACGGGCGGCACGACGACCCTCACGCCCCCCGGCGTGCACATCGAGGGGGCCCGGGCGGTCCTGCTCCTCACCCGGGTACGGCGGCACACCGGCGAGCCGGACGCGGTCGCGGAGGGCCGCGCCCTGCGTGATCTGCCGCCCCGGTACGACGAACTCCTCGGCCGCCACGTCGCCCAGCACCGCCCCGCCTACCAGCGCGTCACCCTCGACCTCGCCGCCGACCCGGCCGAACGCACGCTGCCCGGCTCCGAGTTGCTGCGACGTCCCAAGAGCCCGGCCCTCCTCGAACGTCTCTTCGCGGCGGGCCGCTACCACCTGCTGTCCGCCGCCGGGCTCAACCCGCCCCGCCTCACCGGACTGTGGACCGGCGAGTGGAACACGGCCTGGTCCGGCGCCTTCACCACCGACGCCAACCTCAATCTCCAGACCGCCTCGGCCGCGTGTGCCGCCCTCCCCGAGGTCACCGCTTCACTCGCCTCCCTGATCCACCGTCAGCTGCCGCACTGGCGGGACAACGCCCGCACGGTCTTCGGCACCCGGGGCGCCGTCGCACCCGCCCACACCGACGGCGAGTCGGGGCACTCGTACCACTTCAGCCGCGAATACCCCCTGCACCTGTGGACCGCCGGCGCCGACTGGCTCCTCAAGCCGCTCGTCGACCACGACGAGACCCGCGGTGAGCGCGACCCGCGCACCGCCGCCGCCCTCGCCGAAGTCGCCCGGTTCTACGAGGACTTCCTCACCCGCACGGACGAGGACGGTCACCTCGTCGTCGTCCCCTCCTACTCGCCCGAGAACCGGCCCGCGAACGCGAGCTGGGGCGCGATCAACGCGGCCATGGACCTCTCCGCCGCCCGCCACGCCCTGCTCATGGCCGCCGCCTACCACCCGGACACCCCCGAGGCCGGCCGCTGGCGTGCCCTCGCCGACCGGCTCCCACCCCACCGGATCAACAAGGACGGCGCCCTGGCCGAGTGGGCCTGGCCGGGCCTGGAGGACACCTACGACCACCGCCACCTCAGCCACCTCTACGGCGTCTGGCCGCTCGACGAGATCAACCCCTACGACACCCCCGGCCTGGCAGCGGCCGCCCACCGGGCGCTGCGCCTGCGCGGCGCCGAGAACGACTCCGCGCACGGCCACCTCCACCACGCCCTCGTCGCGGCCCGGCTCAGGGACGCAGGCCGCGTCGCCCACGCCCTCGGCCAGGTCCTGGACGGCGACTTCTTCCACGCCTCCCTGATGAGCGCGCACTATCCGCGCCGGGACGTCTACAACGCCGACGCCGCGCACACCCTGCCCGCCGTGCTGATCGAGACCCTCGTGCAGTCGACCCCCGACCGGCTGGTCCTGCTGCCCGCGCTGCCGAAGACGTACCCCAGCGGCGAACTGCGCGGTGTCAGAACGCGGTTCGGCGCCGAACTCGACCTCGGCTGGACCCCCGACGGAGCACGAGCCGTCCTCAGACCGGCCCGCACGTGCCGCGTCGAACTCCGCACTCCCTGCGGCACCGAGCACCTCGACCTGGTCGCCGGAGAGGACCACGCCCTCACCGTGAGGGCGCGGTGA
- a CDS encoding GH12 family glycosyl hydrolase domain-containing protein — translation MATRTLSRLSKALLAPALALGATVGLASAPASAAVWNSCEQYGNTSLNGYTLYNNIWGKGAGSQCIWANSGTNWGVWANHPNTGGIKSYPNAKKMINKSITSLSSLTSSYNVTVPSSGSYNTSYDIWDSNHAYEIMLWVNKTGAVGPLGTSQGTVSLGGSTWTVYKGNNTANDVFSFVRSSNSTSGTVNVLPILKWIKDTKGWFGNVTIADFQFGFEITSSSGGLNFTTNNLTVSSS, via the coding sequence ATGGCAACACGCACGCTGAGCAGGCTCTCCAAGGCCCTGCTGGCCCCCGCCCTGGCGCTGGGCGCCACCGTCGGCCTCGCCTCCGCCCCCGCCTCGGCCGCCGTCTGGAACTCCTGCGAGCAGTACGGCAACACGTCGCTGAACGGCTACACCCTCTACAACAACATCTGGGGCAAGGGCGCCGGCAGCCAGTGCATCTGGGCCAACTCCGGCACCAACTGGGGCGTGTGGGCGAACCACCCCAACACCGGCGGCATCAAGTCCTACCCCAACGCCAAGAAGATGATCAACAAGTCGATCACTTCCCTGTCGTCGCTCACCAGCAGCTACAACGTCACGGTCCCGTCCTCCGGCTCGTACAACACGTCGTACGACATCTGGGACAGCAACCACGCCTACGAGATCATGCTGTGGGTCAACAAGACCGGCGCGGTGGGTCCCCTCGGCACCTCGCAGGGCACCGTGTCGCTCGGCGGCTCCACGTGGACCGTCTACAAGGGCAACAACACCGCGAACGACGTCTTCTCGTTCGTGCGCAGCTCCAACTCGACCTCCGGCACGGTAAACGTCCTGCCGATCCTCAAGTGGATCAAGGACACCAAGGGCTGGTTCGGCAACGTCACCATCGCCGATTTCCAGTTCGGCTTCGAGATCACCTCCTCGTCCGGCGGGCTGAACTTCACCACCAACAACCTAACCGTAAGCAGCAGTTGA